Proteins encoded by one window of Kribbella flavida DSM 17836:
- a CDS encoding NAD-dependent epimerase/dehydratase family protein — protein sequence MSLSVVVGAGGTGRALARLLAEEGERVRLVTRSGSGPRHPGIEPVAADATDADRLGRLTEGALTLYNCAMPAYDRWPTDWPPLAGAMLAAAERTGADYVMLGNTYAYGPVSGPITEDLPSAPTTVKGRVRAQLWADALEAHQAGRVRVTDVRACDFLGVDTLSVYNLVVLPHLLAGTPAAYPGDLDVEHSWTYIDDAARTMIAAARHDAAWGNVWHVPSTSTLPVRALTARLAALAGAPGPQLTAMPLEELVRVGERDSIMAELVEMQYLDREPHVLDSAHTEAVLGVTATPLDEVLKETIDALPA from the coding sequence ATGTCGTTGTCTGTTGTTGTCGGTGCCGGCGGTACCGGCCGCGCCCTCGCTCGGCTGCTCGCGGAGGAGGGCGAGCGAGTCCGCCTCGTCACCCGCAGCGGCTCCGGCCCACGCCACCCCGGCATCGAACCAGTAGCCGCCGACGCCACCGATGCCGACCGGCTCGGCCGCCTGACCGAAGGTGCTCTCACGCTCTACAACTGTGCGATGCCGGCGTACGACCGGTGGCCGACCGACTGGCCACCGCTCGCCGGCGCAATGCTCGCGGCGGCCGAGCGGACCGGCGCCGACTACGTCATGCTCGGTAACACCTATGCGTACGGCCCGGTCAGTGGACCGATCACCGAGGACCTGCCTTCGGCGCCGACCACGGTGAAGGGGCGGGTGCGCGCACAGCTGTGGGCCGACGCCCTGGAAGCACATCAGGCCGGGCGCGTCCGGGTCACCGATGTCCGCGCCTGCGACTTCCTCGGTGTGGACACGCTGTCGGTCTACAACCTCGTCGTCCTGCCGCACCTGCTGGCCGGTACTCCGGCCGCGTACCCCGGTGACCTCGACGTCGAGCACAGCTGGACCTACATCGACGATGCGGCCCGCACGATGATCGCCGCAGCCCGGCACGACGCGGCCTGGGGCAATGTCTGGCATGTGCCGTCGACGTCGACGCTGCCGGTTCGCGCTCTCACCGCGCGACTGGCTGCGCTGGCGGGAGCTCCGGGGCCGCAGCTGACCGCGATGCCGCTGGAGGAGTTGGTCCGGGTCGGCGAGCGGGACTCGATCATGGCGGAACTGGTCGAGATGCAGTATCTCGACCGCGAACCGCACGTGCTCGACTCTGCCCACACCGAGGCCGTTCTCGGAGTCACCGCGACGCCGCTCGACGAAGTGCTGAAGGAGACGATCGACGCGCTGCCGGCCTGA
- a CDS encoding SDR family oxidoreductase, giving the protein MKGRTAIVTGASRGIGLAVAQRLVADGARVVITGRTQETLDQAVEALGGEQNALAVAGKAADPEHRAQVVEAALTTYGSIDLLVNNTGINPIYGSLLDVDSAVAAKMVDTNVLATIAWVKACRDAWMGEHGGAVVNLSSVAGLAPSPGIGWYGATKAMLSRVTMELAVELAPAIRINAVAPAVVKTKFAGALYEGREHDVAASYPLQRLGRPEDVGSLVWFLLSDEASWITGQTVTIDGGLTLNGGIVQ; this is encoded by the coding sequence ATGAAGGGCCGGACGGCGATCGTCACCGGGGCGTCCCGCGGAATCGGGCTGGCGGTCGCCCAGCGGCTGGTCGCCGACGGCGCGCGGGTGGTGATCACCGGGCGGACGCAGGAGACCCTGGACCAGGCGGTCGAGGCGCTCGGCGGCGAGCAGAACGCGCTGGCCGTCGCGGGCAAGGCGGCCGACCCGGAGCACCGGGCACAGGTGGTCGAGGCCGCGCTCACGACGTACGGGTCGATCGATCTGCTGGTGAACAACACCGGCATCAACCCGATCTACGGGTCGCTGCTGGACGTCGACAGCGCGGTGGCGGCCAAGATGGTCGACACCAACGTGCTGGCGACGATCGCCTGGGTGAAGGCCTGCCGCGACGCCTGGATGGGCGAGCACGGGGGCGCCGTGGTCAACCTGTCCTCGGTCGCCGGCCTGGCGCCGTCGCCCGGCATCGGCTGGTACGGCGCGACCAAGGCGATGCTGTCGCGGGTCACGATGGAGCTCGCGGTCGAGCTGGCGCCGGCGATCCGGATCAACGCGGTCGCGCCGGCGGTGGTGAAGACGAAGTTCGCCGGCGCGCTGTACGAGGGCCGCGAGCACGACGTCGCCGCGAGCTACCCGCTGCAGCGGCTCGGCCGGCCCGAGGACGTCGGATCGCTGGTCTGGTTCCTGCTGTCCGACGAGGCGTCCTGGATCACCGGCCAGACCGTCACCATCGACGGCGGCCTGACCCTGAACGGCGGCATCGTCCAGTAG
- a CDS encoding acetyl-CoA C-acetyltransferase, which translates to MPEAVIVSTARSPIGRAHKGSLKDLRPDDLAVQVIKAAVDQAGLTGDQIEDLMLGCAEPHDEHGGNMARRVAIQLGWDNTPATTINRFCASSTQTARMAYHAIKSGEGDVFVSAGVECVSRYKNFGSAGVGDPSSFNPVFADAVQRTEKYAETNDTWHDPREDGLIPDIYISMGQTAENVATLRGISRADQDAFGVRSQNLAEQSITNGFFEREITPVTLPDGTVVSKDDGPRAGTTLEKVSQLQPVFRPDGTVTAGNCCPLNDGAAAVVIMSDTKARELGLTPLARIVSTGVSGLSPEIMGLGPVEASKQALARAGMSIGDIDLVEINEAFAVQVIGSARELGIDEDRLNVHGGAIALGHPFGSTGARIMTTLVNGLQFEDKQFGLETMCVGGGQGMAVILERLS; encoded by the coding sequence ATGCCCGAAGCAGTCATCGTCTCCACCGCGCGGTCGCCGATCGGCCGGGCCCACAAGGGGTCGCTGAAGGACCTCCGGCCGGACGACCTGGCCGTGCAGGTGATCAAGGCCGCGGTCGACCAGGCCGGCCTGACCGGCGACCAGATCGAGGACCTGATGCTGGGCTGCGCCGAGCCGCACGACGAGCACGGCGGCAACATGGCCCGCCGGGTCGCGATCCAGCTCGGCTGGGACAACACCCCGGCCACCACGATCAACCGGTTCTGCGCCTCGTCCACCCAGACCGCCCGGATGGCGTACCACGCGATCAAGTCCGGTGAGGGCGACGTCTTCGTCAGCGCCGGCGTCGAGTGCGTCTCGCGGTACAAGAACTTCGGCTCGGCCGGCGTCGGTGACCCGAGCTCGTTCAACCCGGTGTTCGCCGACGCGGTGCAGCGGACCGAGAAGTACGCCGAGACCAACGACACCTGGCACGACCCGCGCGAGGACGGGCTGATCCCCGACATCTACATCTCGATGGGGCAGACCGCCGAGAACGTCGCCACCCTGCGCGGCATCAGCCGGGCCGACCAGGACGCGTTCGGCGTGCGCTCGCAGAACCTGGCCGAGCAGTCGATCACCAACGGCTTCTTCGAGCGCGAGATCACGCCGGTGACGCTGCCGGACGGCACGGTGGTCAGCAAGGACGACGGGCCGCGGGCCGGGACGACGCTGGAGAAGGTCAGTCAGCTGCAGCCGGTGTTCCGCCCCGACGGCACGGTCACGGCCGGCAACTGCTGCCCGCTGAACGACGGTGCCGCGGCCGTGGTGATCATGAGCGACACCAAGGCGCGGGAGCTCGGCCTCACCCCGCTGGCGCGGATCGTCTCCACCGGGGTGAGCGGGTTGTCCCCGGAGATCATGGGTCTCGGCCCGGTCGAGGCGTCGAAGCAGGCGCTGGCGCGGGCCGGGATGAGCATCGGCGACATCGACCTGGTCGAGATCAACGAGGCGTTCGCGGTGCAGGTGATCGGCTCGGCCCGCGAGCTGGGCATCGACGAGGACCGGCTGAACGTGCACGGCGGCGCGATCGCGCTCGGCCACCCGTTCGGCTCGACCGGTGCGCGGATCATGACGACGCTGGTGAACGGGCTGCAGTTCGAGGACAAGCAGTTCGGCCTGGAGACGATGTGCGTCGGCGGCGGTCAGGGCATGGCCGTCATCCTGGAGCGCCTGAGCTGA
- a CDS encoding AraC family transcriptional regulator translates to MDVLSDVLAALRTGRPHAARTQAEAPWGIRFPPSDSAGCHVLLEGSCWLIPARGEPIQLAVGDVVFVPHGTGYALADRPGSPLVDFQVDADDAAVVEEMTLDGTGTTTRLLCAAYYFDRASSHPLLDELPEVVHLPLRLGQHASLRAAVDLLGAELSEPRAGTSAILSGLVDMLLLFVLRGWFDEQVARSARPDVAGSASPAGWASVLGDPALTAALHGIHARPEHPWTVSELAALSGLSRATFAKRFAGAVGRSPLAYLTWWRMTLAARRLRDSDDPLRTIATRTGYATEFALAKAFKREYGVAPGQYRRQSSELLPA, encoded by the coding sequence ATGGACGTACTCAGCGATGTACTGGCCGCTCTGCGGACCGGACGACCGCATGCGGCGCGGACCCAGGCGGAGGCGCCCTGGGGGATCCGCTTCCCGCCGAGCGACAGCGCCGGCTGTCACGTGCTGCTCGAGGGCTCCTGCTGGCTGATCCCTGCGCGGGGTGAGCCGATCCAGTTGGCCGTGGGCGACGTGGTTTTCGTGCCGCACGGCACCGGCTACGCGCTGGCCGATCGCCCGGGCAGCCCGCTGGTCGACTTCCAGGTGGACGCGGACGACGCCGCCGTGGTCGAGGAGATGACGCTCGACGGGACGGGGACGACGACCCGGCTGCTGTGTGCGGCGTACTACTTCGATCGGGCCAGCAGTCACCCGCTGCTCGATGAACTGCCGGAGGTCGTCCACCTGCCCCTCCGGCTCGGGCAGCACGCGTCGCTGCGTGCGGCGGTCGACCTGCTGGGCGCCGAACTCAGCGAACCACGCGCAGGCACCTCCGCGATCCTGTCGGGCCTGGTGGACATGTTGCTGCTCTTCGTCCTGCGCGGCTGGTTCGACGAACAGGTCGCGCGATCCGCGCGCCCCGACGTAGCTGGCAGCGCATCCCCCGCGGGCTGGGCCAGCGTACTCGGCGACCCGGCACTGACCGCAGCACTGCACGGCATCCACGCCCGACCAGAACACCCCTGGACAGTCTCCGAGCTCGCCGCCCTGTCCGGCCTGTCCCGCGCCACCTTCGCCAAACGCTTTGCCGGAGCAGTCGGCCGGTCCCCGCTCGCCTACCTGACCTGGTGGCGCATGACGCTGGCCGCCCGCCGCCTCCGCGACTCCGACGACCCCCTGCGCACCATCGCCACCCGCACCGGCTACGCCACCGAGTTCGCCCTCGCCAAAGCCTTCAAACGCGAGTACGGCGTAGCCCCCGGCCAGTACCGCCGCCAATCCTCCGAACTCCTACCCGCGTAA
- a CDS encoding MarR family winged helix-turn-helix transcriptional regulator has product MTTGTRWLDSEQQVAWRAYLLGTARLMAKLDDDLRQFGLGINDYEILVRLSEAPDRRLRMAELADRLHQSRSRLTHTVGRLEAADLVRRTSCTSDKRGVWAELTDAGFALLEQAAPFHVEGVRENLVDLVSPEDFAAVGRVFDAVSEHIGQR; this is encoded by the coding sequence ATGACGACTGGCACCCGGTGGCTGGACTCCGAGCAGCAGGTGGCGTGGCGCGCGTACCTGCTGGGCACTGCGCGCCTGATGGCCAAGCTCGACGACGACCTGCGTCAGTTCGGCCTGGGGATCAACGACTACGAGATCCTGGTCCGGCTGTCCGAGGCGCCCGACCGCCGGCTGCGGATGGCGGAGCTCGCCGACCGGCTGCACCAGAGCCGCTCCCGGCTCACCCACACCGTCGGCCGCCTGGAGGCAGCCGACCTGGTCCGGCGTACGTCCTGCACGAGCGACAAGCGCGGCGTGTGGGCCGAGCTGACCGACGCCGGCTTCGCCCTGCTCGAGCAAGCGGCCCCCTTCCACGTCGAAGGCGTGCGGGAGAACCTGGTCGACCTCGTCAGCCCTGAGGACTTTGCCGCCGTCGGCCGGGTTTTCGACGCCGTCTCCGAGCACATCGGGCAACGCTGA
- a CDS encoding acyl-CoA dehydrogenase family protein, which produces MDRIIFGEDHHAFRASAKQYCDRSLVPRMEQFLEQRTIDRAAWLEAGKQGFLGLDVPEQYGGSSVGDYRFNAVFAEELSKISASLSSCFGIHYDCAAPYLVDLGTEEQKQRWLPKFCSGELIAAIGMTEPSGGSDLAGLRTSAKKVDGGWVLNGSKTFITNGDMADLTITAVRTDPSKGAKGITLFAVEQGMHGFARGRKLDKVGQTESGTSELFFEDVFVPEENVLGEVDRGFIHMMERLAQERVGAAVSNIAHATQILAETIEYVKQRKAFGQPVGSFQYNKFLIAELVTKAEVTQAYVDNAIVAHDEDRLTAVDAAKAKWWSAQVQNEILDACVQLHGGYGYMNEYRVARAWRDARVTKIWAGSNEIMKELIGRDLGL; this is translated from the coding sequence ATGGACCGCATCATCTTCGGCGAGGACCACCACGCCTTCCGGGCCAGTGCGAAGCAGTACTGCGACCGCTCGCTGGTTCCGCGGATGGAGCAGTTCCTCGAGCAGAGGACGATCGACCGGGCCGCCTGGCTGGAAGCCGGCAAGCAGGGTTTTCTGGGGCTCGACGTGCCCGAGCAGTACGGCGGGTCCAGCGTCGGCGACTACCGGTTCAACGCGGTGTTCGCCGAGGAGCTGTCGAAGATCTCCGCCTCGCTGTCGAGCTGCTTCGGCATCCACTACGACTGCGCCGCGCCGTACCTGGTCGATCTCGGGACCGAGGAGCAGAAGCAGCGCTGGCTGCCGAAGTTCTGCTCCGGCGAGCTGATCGCCGCGATCGGCATGACCGAGCCGTCGGGCGGGTCCGACCTGGCCGGGCTGAGGACCAGCGCGAAGAAGGTCGACGGCGGCTGGGTGCTGAACGGCTCGAAGACCTTCATCACCAACGGCGACATGGCCGACCTGACCATCACCGCCGTGCGGACCGATCCGAGCAAGGGCGCCAAGGGCATCACGCTGTTCGCCGTCGAGCAGGGCATGCACGGGTTCGCCCGCGGCCGCAAGCTGGACAAGGTCGGCCAGACCGAGTCCGGCACGTCGGAGCTGTTCTTCGAGGACGTCTTCGTGCCGGAGGAGAACGTGCTCGGCGAGGTGGACCGCGGCTTCATCCACATGATGGAGCGGCTGGCCCAGGAGCGCGTCGGCGCCGCGGTGTCGAACATCGCGCACGCCACCCAGATCCTCGCCGAGACGATCGAGTACGTGAAGCAGCGCAAGGCGTTCGGCCAGCCGGTCGGCTCGTTCCAGTACAACAAGTTCCTGATCGCCGAGCTGGTCACCAAGGCCGAGGTGACCCAGGCGTACGTCGACAACGCGATCGTCGCGCACGACGAGGACCGGCTGACCGCCGTCGACGCGGCCAAGGCCAAGTGGTGGAGCGCCCAGGTGCAGAACGAGATCCTGGACGCCTGCGTCCAGCTGCACGGCGGCTACGGCTACATGAACGAGTACCGGGTGGCCCGCGCCTGGCGCGACGCCCGGGTGACCAAGATCTGGGCCGGCTCGAACGAGATCATGAAGGAACTCATCGGCCGCGACCTCGGCCTGTAG
- a CDS encoding TetR/AcrR family transcriptional regulator translates to MSAVTSPLVWEHVQPAAARRLLTGAIDAFAERGFQATTTRDIASRAGMSPAALYVHYPSKERLLFEISLYGHRAALEVLRDAGDPAPDDIPGDAAPESSSSASVTADRSPAERLRAMVSAFTAWHAEHHTIARVVQYELAALTPEHLAEVAAIRRAISAQLEQVLADGVDDGSFAVEDLPGTTLAVLSLSIDVARWYTPHRAKPEDLGTLYGDLALRMVQA, encoded by the coding sequence GTGTCCGCAGTCACCAGTCCCCTCGTCTGGGAGCACGTCCAGCCGGCCGCCGCCCGCCGGCTGCTGACCGGCGCCATCGACGCCTTCGCCGAGCGCGGCTTCCAGGCCACCACCACCCGCGACATCGCCTCCCGGGCCGGCATGTCCCCCGCCGCGCTCTACGTGCACTACCCGTCGAAGGAACGGCTGCTCTTCGAGATCAGCCTGTACGGCCACCGAGCCGCCTTGGAAGTACTCCGCGACGCCGGCGACCCAGCCCCGGACGACATCCCAGGCGATGCCGCGCCGGAGAGTTCTTCCAGCGCATCCGTGACCGCCGACCGGTCTCCGGCGGAGCGGTTGCGGGCGATGGTGTCGGCGTTCACGGCCTGGCACGCCGAGCACCACACGATCGCGCGGGTGGTGCAGTACGAGCTCGCCGCCCTCACTCCCGAGCACCTCGCCGAGGTGGCGGCCATCCGCCGCGCGATCTCCGCGCAGCTCGAGCAGGTGCTCGCCGACGGCGTCGACGACGGCTCGTTCGCCGTCGAGGACCTGCCGGGCACCACGCTCGCCGTTCTGTCCCTGTCGATCGACGTCGCCCGCTGGTACACCCCGCACCGCGCCAAACCCGAGGATCTCGGCACCCTGTACGGCGACCTGGCGCTGCGCATGGTCCAGGCCTGA
- a CDS encoding TIGR03086 family metal-binding protein, which produces MTDPRPTLGLALDQVGRIIDAVRPEQLDLPTPCDEYAVRDLLGHLLSVVRRIDHALQGGNALDIPVITTGTDDWSADWKTYRAAADATLADDTLLTRVCRLPWGTVPGAGAVAAYSGELTTHSWDLATAISREDLLDPALAEAVLPTVQQFIPADPRGGPIPFGAVVPVPADATPYVRLAGWMGRRV; this is translated from the coding sequence CGGACTCGCCCTCGACCAGGTCGGCCGGATCATCGACGCCGTCCGGCCCGAGCAGCTCGACCTGCCGACCCCGTGCGACGAGTACGCCGTCCGCGACCTGCTCGGCCACCTGCTCAGCGTCGTACGCCGGATCGACCACGCCTTGCAGGGCGGCAATGCGCTCGACATCCCGGTGATCACCACCGGCACCGACGACTGGTCGGCGGACTGGAAGACCTACCGGGCCGCGGCGGATGCCACGCTCGCCGACGACACCCTGCTCACACGCGTCTGCCGCCTGCCCTGGGGAACCGTGCCCGGCGCCGGAGCCGTCGCGGCGTACTCCGGGGAGCTCACCACGCACAGCTGGGACCTGGCGACCGCGATCTCTCGCGAGGACCTGCTCGACCCGGCCCTGGCCGAAGCGGTGCTGCCGACGGTGCAGCAGTTCATCCCCGCCGATCCCCGCGGCGGGCCGATCCCCTTCGGCGCGGTCGTCCCGGTGCCGGCCGACGCCACGCCGTACGTCCGGCTGGCCGGCTGGATGGGCCGCCGGGTCTGA
- a CDS encoding YceI family protein, giving the protein MSDTATTTATSTIPGLVAGTYALDTAHTEIGFTVRHLMTKVRGTFKEFAGEIVVKDSLEESTAAVTVELSSVDTRSEQRDGHLRSGDFFDVEKSPKMTFASTALRPNGDDYTLVGELTIKDVTRPIEFAVDFLGVDQNAYGQTIIGFEATASISRKDWGIDFNVPLEGGKLLVGDKVDIHLDVQAALQA; this is encoded by the coding sequence ATGAGCGACACCGCTACCACGACCGCGACCAGCACCATCCCCGGCCTGGTGGCCGGCACCTACGCGCTGGACACGGCCCACACCGAGATCGGCTTCACCGTTCGGCACCTGATGACCAAGGTCCGCGGCACCTTCAAGGAGTTCGCCGGCGAGATCGTCGTCAAGGACTCCCTCGAGGAGTCGACCGCGGCCGTCACGGTCGAGCTCTCCTCGGTCGACACCCGCAGCGAGCAGCGTGACGGCCACCTGCGCTCCGGTGACTTCTTCGACGTGGAGAAGAGCCCGAAGATGACCTTCGCCAGCACCGCGCTGCGCCCGAACGGCGACGACTACACGCTGGTCGGCGAGCTGACCATCAAGGACGTGACCCGGCCGATCGAGTTCGCCGTCGACTTCCTCGGCGTCGACCAGAACGCCTACGGCCAGACGATCATCGGCTTCGAGGCGACCGCGTCGATCAGCCGCAAGGACTGGGGCATCGACTTCAACGTCCCGCTGGAGGGTGGCAAGCTGCTCGTCGGCGACAAGGTGGACATCCACCTGGACGTCCAGGCGGCGCTGCAGGCCTGA